A portion of the Calliphora vicina chromosome 5, idCalVici1.1, whole genome shotgun sequence genome contains these proteins:
- the Als2 gene encoding alsin homolog has product MNSDHQTIISATNSNNNDEAFFIFFNGSRVTIAWNNETPPFSPILRLCSLSPTLFLLLNQDKCLYEAKFDHENLVIQMKCIQRNVIDVQYCRVAKEVFLVLEEGSVVKQHILDYAKPLEDHLWLPVIFDPLELSEDGVRIKRICSSSEATVFLSNMCDIYALGNCGVHFSVECEQPKLLRLFKNGLDILDIAAGEHFFVFLTRKQWENEANQPSIVQDFGELPDLLRSEQCNKNTSSSMHSSTISTCNRSNEGLDLETSIQNLLQQGYSLMHTQIFSMGSTNKGLLGTGDHIKRESLYNVQKLKEVGVCSLATGNNHTVVRTVDGRLYHWGFNDQKQLTNNEQIYEISSPTELSFDSSDLDVPRDHILEACCGDYRTVLLNTQGEIYEKNKQSYSQEKDFLTLQMNDISQQSYPLLLASDQLTLYNRRYFKRQYHTLHHHIQNQLKLMMNFRKKFVQLNLLVEKVLKDLHQVCLHWENVLYLVITILNSLEQFYRGDYDQSTGLVVIKYYRECIQIFEMYSKSYCDTYSIDGFNEAYQLFNHSYPPSTSAGYKNQDLVKMFQQPFLIFPYVIQLLEHIQKHENICREELLAWNEFSRRNRIDLELAENTRDFWRNNLKNTKVLHFKTKERRVILSSTAVPIKLSNLIGLSPIFILFSDFLCQHGNHITALPLNAMWLKKEENGIRIITPEKNFVLISKNKHDKELWYDQIESTIKTVLMVGEKSKIPEVRMIDYNYASNHSIYGSVYVKGNFSNGVMHGKCRLEYANGKMYSGDVIHGVIEGYGRMFLPKVGLYKGNFKNGKFWGHGTLIINEKELYEGNFRNGLFNGHGHMQHNDYVYIGEFVDNHKCGYGVLDRTVIGEKYLGLFADNKRVGSGVCITSTGNYFEGSFANDELTGRCIAIFPNGFYYEGESTLNGPSGLGKYFMPIGDNKLDGDNVDISSNSEMMGNILSGQLTGSWENVRINAGTMEINRKFTKYPSSFSSHIIDNSRKWCSLFCDFENELFGDLANAVPNTKPLTFALWNRVIAFISKQQELENEKLIPRELDITNVSTANATSNNNNNKKSFLPLQNMARDFDKLSLNSSLLNFEKLEFSRNHSHSEDTLNGLDFSSFDLLSTFSKFTNLTTDESGGSHTYSTLMDVMENCNNITLDSFNDSAISSCVPIDDCVSIQTEMDLIPQFGMCDLNDQELAAIKEYLRDAFRYHYHPFKHLNERITHCFYRSYGCWKIKPTSLLAQQAMREWESISQRVYKFIRRLFPALPEEYSVIGENREVVSHITLLYPILLSEGIYSTLFVLYASKYSHKDEIYRQNLLQAEKLNDNDLMQFLEFDSNILLVVNTDIFLEAIKMLKELKEKYTPMAMLTVIENCMEKITHAYQTVSSETKISLNADIIMPLSLILLLRAAIPHLGAELALLDDLTDCKNFQFEMNGIRGYCYTTLKASYEHIATKTLFEKK; this is encoded by the exons ATGAACAGCGACCACCAAACAATAATATCAGCCACcaatagtaataataatgatgaggcattttttatattttttaatggatCACGGGTTACGATTGCTTGGAATAATGAGACACCACCATTTTCACCTATACTGAGATTGTGTTCCTTAAGCCCCACACTTTTCTTATTGCTGAATCAAGACAAATGTCTGTATGAAGCAAAGTTTGACCATGAAAATTTAGTCATACAAATGAAATGTATACAACGAAACGTAATTGATGTACAATATTGTCGTGTTGCGAAAGAAGTGTTTTTGGTGTTGGAGGAGGGATCGGTTGTGAAACAGCATATTCTGGATTATGCAAAACCTTTGGAAGATCATCTCTGGTTACCTGTGATATTTGATCCACTAGAATTGTCTGAAGATGGTGTACGCATAAAACGTATCTGCAGTTCTTCGGAGGCAACAGTTTTTCTTTCGAATATGTGCGATATTTATGCTCTTGGCAATTGTGGTGTTCACTTCTCTGTGGAATGTGAACAACCTAAACTTTTGCGTTTATTCAAGAATGGCTTGGACATCCTTGATATAGCCGCAGGTGaacatttctttgtttttcttaCAAGAAAACAGTGGGAAAATGAAGCAAATCAACCATCAATTGTTCAGGATTTTG gCGAACTACCCGATCTTTTACGGTCAGAACAGTGTAATAAAAACACTTCATCTTCAATGCATTCCTCTACTATTTCTACCTGTAATAGATCCAATGAAGGTCTTGATTTGGAAACTAGTATACAAAATCTACTACAACAAGGCTACTCCCTAATGCATACACAAATCTTTAGCATGGGCTCCACCAATAAAGGTTTACTTGGCACCGGTGATCATATAAAAAGAGAATCTTTGTATAACgtgcaaaaattaaaagaagtGGGAGTTTGCAGTTTAGCTACCGGCAACAATCACACAGTAGTGCGTACTGTTGATGGCCGCCTCTATCATTGGGGTTTTAATGATCAGAAACAATTAACAAATAACGAACAAATCTACGAAATTAGTAGCCCTACTGAGTTAAGTTTTGATTCCTCCGATTTGGATGTGCCGCGTGATCATATATTGGAGGCATGCTGTGGAGATTATCGTACCGTTTTATTGAATACCCAGGGTGAGATCTatgaaaagaataaacaaagtTATAGTCAGGAGAAAGATTTCCTAACTCTGCAAATGAATGACATCAGCCAACAATCATATCCCCTGCTTTTAGCCAGCGATCAGCTGACTCTTTATAATCGTCGTTACTTTAAACGCCAATACCACACTTTGCACCACCACATACAGAATCAATTGAAACTAATGATGAATTTTCGTAAGAAATTTGTGCAACTGAACCTATTAGTGGAAAAAGTTCTAAAAGATCTGCATCAGGTGTGTCTTCATTgggaaaatgttttatatttagtCATAACTATACTAAATTCATTGGAGCAGTTCTATCGCGGTGATTATGATCAGTCAACGGGCCTAGTGGTCATTAAGTATTATCGTGaatgtatacaaatatttgagATGTATTCGAAATCCTACTGTGATACATATTCCATAGATGGGTTTAATGAAGCCTATCAACTGTTTAATCACTCTTATCCGCCCTCTACGTCTGCTGGTTACAAAAATCAAGATCTTGTAAAGATGTTCCAACAACCTTTCCTGATATTCCCATATGTTATACAATTGTTGGAGCACATTCAGAAACACGAGAACATTTGCCGGGAAGAGCTTCTGGCTTGGAATGAATTTTCTCGACGCAATCGCATAGATTTAGAGTTGGCGGAAAACACGCGCGATTTTTGGCgcaataacttaaaaaataccaaagtcttacattttaaaacaaaggAGAGAAGAGTCATTCTAAGCTCCACCGCAGTACCTATTAAGCTTTCAAATCTTATTGGGCTAAGTCccatttttatattattctcaGATTTTTTATGCCAACATGGTAATCATATAACTGCGTTACCTCTAAACGCCATGTGGCTAAAAAAAGAAGAGAATGGCATACGGATTATAACTCCCGAAAAGAATTTCGTGTTGATCTCAAAAAATAAACACGACAAAGAGTTGTGGTATGATCAAATAGAGAGCACCATCAAAACAGTACTTATGGTaggtgaaaaatcgaaaattccCGAAGTTCGCATGATTGACTACAACTATGCGTCTAATCATTCGATTTACGGAAGTGTCTATGTCAAGGGAAACTTTTCCAATGGGGTTATGCATGGCAAATGCCGCTTGGAATATGCAAATGGTAAAATGTACTCAGGTGATGTTATACACGGGGTAATTGAAGGGTATGGTAGAATGTTTTTACCGAAAGTTGGCCTATACAAGggcaattttaaaaatggtaaattCTGGGGTCACGGTACCTTGATCATAAACGAAAAAGAGCTGTACGAGGGTAATTTTCGCAATGGACTCTTCAATGGACATGGTCATATGCAGCACAATGATTACGTTTATATTGGTGAATTTGTGGACAATCATAAGTGTGGCTATGGTGTACTAGATCGCACTGTTATAGGAGAAAAATATTTGGGCTTATTTGCGGATAATAAACGTGTGGGCAGTGGTGTGTGTATCACTTCAACAGGAAATTACTTTGAAGGTTCCTTTGCCAACGATGAATTGACTGGAAGATGTATTGCGATATTTCCAAATGGTTTTTATTATGAAGGCGAATCTACATTAAATGGTCCCAGTGGtttgggaaaatattttatgcCCATTGGAGACAATAAACTGGATGGAGAT aacgtTGATATCTCATCAAACTCAGAGATGATGGGCAACATATTAAGCGGTCAATTGACTGGGTCCTGGGAGAATGTGCGTATAAATGCTGGAACCATGGAAATCAATCGTAAATTTACTAAATACCCAAG CTCTTTTAGTTCTCATATTATTGATAACTCTCGAAAATGGTGTTCTCTTTTCTGTGATTTCGAAAATGAATTATTTGGTGATTTAGCAAATGCTGTACCCAATACGAAACCTTTAACATTTGCCTTATGGAATCGGGTAATCGCTTTCATAAGCAAACAACAAGAActtgaaaatgaaaaactaataCCCCGCGAACTAGATATAACCAATGTCTCGACCGCAAATGctaccagcaacaacaataacaataaaaaaagttttctaccATTGCAAAACATGGCGAGGGATTTCGACAAGTTGAGTCTGAATTCGTCAttgttaaatttcgaaaaacttGAATTTAGTCGCAACCACTCACATTCCGAAGACACATTAAATGGTTTGGATTTCTCCAGTTTTGATCTGCTTAGTACATTCAGTAAATTCACAAATCTAACCACAGATGAAAGTGGCGGTAGTCATACTTATTCTACATTAATGGATGTTAtggaaaattgtaataatataaCATTGGATTCATTCAACGATAGTGCTATTAGTAGCTGTGTCCCAATTGACGATTG TGTTTCGATACAAACAGAAATGGATTTAATACCACAATTTGGCATGTGTGATTTAAACGATCAAGAGTTAGCTGCCATTAAAGAGTACCTGCGTGATGCTTTTCGTTATCATTATCATCCCTTTAAGCACTTAAATGAACGCATAACTCATTGTTTCTATCGTTCTTATGGTTGTTGGAAAATCAAACCAACTTCATTGTTAGCCCAACAGGCCATGCGTGAATGGGAATCTATTTCCCAGAgggtttataaatttattcgacgTCTATTTCCGGCATTGCCGGAAGAATATTCTGTTATAGGAGAAAATCGTGAAGTCGTCTCGCACATTACTTTGCTCTATCCTATTTTACTATCGGAGGGTATTTATTCAACACTTTTTGTGCTGTACGCCAGCAAATACAGTCATAAGGATGAAATTTATCGACAAAATCTTTTGCAAGCggaaaaattaaatgataatGATTTAATGCAGTTTTTAGAATTCGATAG TAACATCCTGTTGGTGGTAAATACCGACATATTTTTGGAAGCCATTAAAATGCTGAAAGAACTCAAAGAAAAGTATACGCCAATGGCAATGTTGACTGTTATAGAGAACTGTATGGAGAAAATAACACATGCATATCAAACTGTATCCAGTG AAACTAAAATCAGTTTAAATGCTGATATAATAATGCCTTTATCCTTAATATTGTTGCTGCGTGCAGCTATACCACACCTCGGTGCTGAGCTTGCTTTATTGGATGACTTAACcgattgtaaaaattttcaatttgaaatgaacGGTATTCGGGGTTACTGTTACACCACCTTAAAA GCTTCATATGAACACATTGCTACCAAAACACTATtcgaaaagaaataa
- the JTBR gene encoding protein JTB: MLEFCQKKHMLLGLGLLVTTTVVVLILESRLATAGPMRRGKSQQFIIENNSTCWKREEYTVIQECHKCSDFDIVSRSLGVCIHTKYKEVLRCKSGEIVTKSCDRVALIDQKHFIQFEVWCFVIGIISYLISYARDRVLSRRTHQKLERQLNRVT, translated from the coding sequence atgttggaattttgtcagaaaaaacacatgttacTTGGACTTGGCCTTTTGGTTACCACAACAGTTGTAGTGCTAATACTGGAATCCCGTTTGGCCACTGCCGGACCAATGCGTCGCGGTAAATCTCAACAATTTATTATAGAGAATAATTCAACCTGCTGGAAACGTGAGGAGTACACTGTGATACAAGAATGTCATAAATGTTCCGACTTTGATATTGTGAGTCGAAGTCTTGGTGTCTGCATACACACCAAATACAAGGAGGTACTAAGATGTAAGAGCGGTGAAATAGTTACCAAAAGTTGTGATCGGGTGGCGTTGATTGATCAAAAACATTTCATACAATTTGAAGTCTGGTGTTTTGTCATTGGCATCATTAGCTATTTAATATCCTATGCTCGGGATCGTGTCCTATCGAGGAGAACTCATCAAAAGCTGGAAAGGCAATTAAATCGTGTAACATAG